A single region of the Armatimonadota bacterium genome encodes:
- the nuoK gene encoding NADH-quinone oxidoreductase subunit K: MSLANLPLHFFILLSTVLLTIGLYGLISRRNAIAVLMSIEIVMNAANLNFAAFWRYLHPQSLEGVVFVLVTITVAAAEVAVGMAVVLSIYRTLHTVNVDEVAQMRG, translated from the coding sequence ATGAGCCTGGCGAACCTGCCGCTACACTTCTTCATACTCCTTAGCACGGTGCTGCTGACGATTGGACTGTATGGTTTAATCTCGCGCCGTAACGCCATCGCCGTGTTGATGTCCATTGAGATTGTGATGAACGCGGCGAACCTGAACTTCGCGGCTTTCTGGCGGTATCTGCATCCGCAATCGCTGGAGGGCGTGGTGTTCGTGCTGGTGACGATTACGGTCGCCGCTGCCGAGGTGGCAGTGGGAATGGCAGTAGTGCTTTCCATTTACCGCACGCTGCATACCGTGAACGTCGATGAAGTAGCGCAAATGCGAGGATAG
- a CDS encoding endonuclease III has protein sequence MLPPPELAREVVRRLDALHGRPVWRQRMPPLEELVACILSQHTSDTNSWRAYQQLRERFPSWQAVMEAPTEEVEEAIRPGGLASSKAPRIQAVLRAIAEHNGGTLSLDFLQEMDTESARRYLLSLPGVGPKTAAIVLCFSLGRPVIPVDTHVFRVSWRLGFFDRKVGEAKAHDILQHIVPEEDIYAFHVHLIRHGRQLCKAQRPRCEQCPLADLCAFFTASSALR, from the coding sequence ATGCTTCCCCCCCCGGAACTGGCGCGTGAGGTAGTTCGCCGACTGGACGCTCTGCATGGTCGTCCCGTATGGCGGCAGCGGATGCCTCCTCTGGAAGAGCTGGTAGCGTGCATCCTGTCCCAACACACTTCGGACACCAACTCGTGGCGTGCCTACCAGCAGCTGCGCGAGCGTTTTCCCAGCTGGCAGGCGGTGATGGAGGCTCCCACCGAAGAGGTCGAGGAGGCTATCCGCCCGGGCGGGCTTGCCAGCAGCAAAGCGCCGCGGATACAGGCGGTGCTGCGAGCCATCGCCGAACACAATGGCGGCACCCTGAGCCTGGATTTCCTGCAAGAGATGGATACAGAGTCCGCGCGCCGCTACCTGCTGAGCCTGCCGGGAGTGGGACCCAAAACCGCCGCCATCGTGCTCTGCTTCTCACTGGGCAGACCGGTGATACCGGTAGACACACACGTGTTTCGCGTGTCGTGGCGTCTGGGGTTCTTCGACCGCAAAGTGGGTGAAGCCAAAGCCCACGACATCCTTCAGCATATCGTGCCGGAAGAGGATATCTACGCTTTCCACGTACACCTCATCCGGCACGGCAGGCAGCTGTGTAAAGCGCAACGTCCCCGCTGCGAGCAGTGTCCTCTCGCAGACCTGTGCGCCTTTTTCACGGCGAGCTCCGCTTTGCGGTGA